One window of the Zea mays cultivar B73 chromosome 3, Zm-B73-REFERENCE-NAM-5.0, whole genome shotgun sequence genome contains the following:
- the LOC103651090 gene encoding uncharacterized protein — protein sequence MALEAKQAALCFKEVLRLSIRKSYRFVSEHPILFGLGVFLYLFYRSSPRLFVFLLSSSPVNICTALLLGILLSYGEVNLPEASKDHRDTTEVSTSMVGNSSSDVHFEANQRPSVLEFRENASNFKERETKQKVSFRERASEHVDLDDYIPLLKRAGEEDERGDRGNISRTLTPFPSMVNIRQESVIGEDLTFTKKRQSEGSFFMQDRADCQTSLFDEACLCGLNDKDIPFGLFSSSENVNKNDEMEEKFNQQRVFADSTATKERDSSEAMPTEELAGTSKQAASVPIDQWENNGRLNVDTSNVFEDNLLDSSLGSPWARVSSHDGSSGFDSDQAESSPDASMTDIAPVLDEIDPLLRADSNHPDPVPNDDSDTDSHVSEDHQIDDDSNDEGDDIDAKDNVEGEKENDGKEAAFLWTADDEKNLMDLGYSEIERNRRLEILMARRRSWKNMAFEIDNNLIDVHSSGSGTSLDDLSRFRAQVPPIAVPRRNPFDLPYDSEEAAIPGSAPSILHARKNPFDLPLEQSNDSVVVHAHDILNSGEPATSRRDMIFRRHESFNFGRMDVIQEKRFSRLKPYFVPETVEWNASNFERQFNDKSESKMSSVTKSDIASSVADQEDHKDQDEKDLADVGSECSDGINSIDVELDHSDIDDREIALQQFVFERAQEREAHLVSTKGKGREEDYAPESAGSSTMPFHAVPDLLSWEDGDGDNSLGAKPSFQLNTEVKCSEWVSSSRPPVEGESDSGDLPEYLDTEVASSSNTAILGANNAAEKGGNVDRMSYSNDEMPLDNLIHRSMELPSEFFTETLPVISRDLHPIPEERVVENFNVQENHEAAIFTDSVVALTGLHVIEEHFDDGTDRTLSSEVVSSYPRANGVTQSPSSEHAEILNPFVLMAAEHNKVDISDMHGEATAGYLLDSDDEAGKIYPEPMEGSGIDESFLSELDVVGDFGVEPMRLDQQVTDQASHGDNTTDSVTADSVISPQTSDDVSLIMSEVGAEESREQSPLVDDLNGSELY from the exons ATGGCCCTTGAGGCAAAACAAGCTGCTCTGTGTTTCAAGGAAGTTTTGAGGTTATCCATTAGAAAAAGCTATAGATTTGTTTCAGAACACCCTATCCTTTTCGGTTTGGGTGTTTTTCTCTATCTATTCTACAGATCTTCACCAAGGCTCTTTGTGTTCCTGCTTTCTTCTTCACCTGTAAATATATGCACTGCTCTTCTTCTTGGAATCCTACTGAGTTATGGAGAAGTTAATCTTCCTGAGGCCAGTAAAGATCACAGGGACACTACAGAAGTTTCAACTTCCATGGTTGGAAATTCGTCCAGTGATGTCCACTTTGAAGCAAATCAGAGACCTTCTGTACTTGAATTTAGGGAGAATGCATCAAACTTCAAAGAGAGAGAAACCAAACAGAAAGTTTCCTTCAGGGAGAGGGCTAGCGAGCATGTTGACCTTGATGATTATATCCCTCTTCTGAAGAGAGCTGGTGAAGAAGATGAGAGAGGTGATCGGGGTAACATATCTAGAACACTTACACCATTTCCTTCTATGGTCAATATTCGCCAAGAGTCTGTGATAGGGGAGGACTTGACCTTCACCAAGAAAAGACAATCGGAAGGTTCTTTTTTCATGCAGGATAGGGCCGACTGTCAGACTAGCCTATTTGATGAGGCCTGTCTGTGTGGTCTGAATGACAAAGATATACCTTTTGGTTTGTTTTCTTCTAGTGAGAATGTTAATAAGAATGATGAGATGGAGGAAAAATTTAATCAACAGAGAGTATTTGCAGATTCAACAGCTACCAAAGAGAGAGATAGTTCTGAAGCGATGCCAACCGAAGAGCTTGCTGGAACTAGCAAACAAGCTGCTTCTGTCCCTATTGACCAATGGGAAAACAATGGCAGACTTAATGTTGATACTAGCAATGTTTTTGAGGACAACTTGCTTGATTCCTCTCTTGGCTCACCATGGGCAAGAGTTAGCAGTCATGATGGTTCATCTGGTTTTGATTCTGATCAGGCTGAGAGTTCTCCTGATGCTTCCATGACTGACATTGCTCCCGTTCTTGATGAGATTGATCCACTTTTGCGTGCTGATTCCAATCACCCCGATCCTGTTCCTAATGATGATTCAGACACAGATTCTCATGTCTCAGAGGATCATCAAATTGACGATGATAGTAATGATGAGGGTGATGACATTGATGCTAAAGATAATGTGGAGGGGGAGAAGGAAAATGATGGGAAGGAAGCTGCATTTCTTTGGACAGCAGATGATGAAAAGAATCTGATGGATCTTGGATATTCTGAGATAGAAAGGAACCGCAGGTTGGAAATTTTGATGGCTAGACGAAGATCCTGGAAGAACATGGCATTTGAAATCGATAACAACTTGATAGATGTTCATAGTTCTGGCTCTGGTACAAGTTTAGATGATTTGTCACGCTTCCGTGCACAGGTACCTCCTATTGCAGTGCCCAGGAGGAACCCTTTTGACCTTCCATATGATTCTGAAGAAGCAGCAATTCCTGGCTCAGCTCCTTCAATACTGCATGCACGGAAGAACCCGTTTGACCTTCCCCTTGAACAGTCAAATGACAGTGTTGTTGTCCATGCACATGATATTTTAAACTCTGGAGAACCTGCGACTTCTCGTCGTGACATGATCTTTAGAAGGCATGAAAGCTTCAACTTTGGAAGGATGGATGTGATCCAGGAGAAGCGTTTTTCTAGACTCAAGCCATATTTTGTTCCTGAAACTGTGGAATGGAATGCAAGCAATTTCGAAAGACAGTTCAATGATAAGTCTGAGTCTAAGATGAGCTCTGTTACTAAATCTGATATTGCTTCTTCAGTTGCTGATCAGGAGGATCATAAGGACCAAGATGAAAAGGACCTTGCAGATGTTGGAAGTGAATGCTCAGATGGTATCAACTCCATAGATGTTGAACTAGACCACAGTGACATCGATGACCGTGAGATTGCTCTACAGCAATTTGTCTTTGAAAGAGCACAAGAAAGGGAAGCACATCTTGTTTCAACTAAAGGAAAAGGACGTGAAGAAGATTATGCACCAGAATCAGCTGGGAGTTCAACGATGCCATTTCATGCAGTCCCTGACCTGCTTAGCTGGGAAGATGGAGATG GTGACAACAGCCTTGGTGCTAAACCTTCTTTCCAGCTTAACACAGAAGTTAAATGCTCAGAATGGGTTTCTTCTTCCAGGCCACCCGTGGAGGGAGAATCTGATTCTGGGGATCTTCCAGAGTACCTTGATACTGAAGTTGCATCAAGCTCAAACACAGCCATACTTGGTGCAAACAATGCAGCTGAGAAAGGTGGAAATGTTGATCGCATGTCATATTCAAACGATGAAATGCCTTTAGATAACCTGATTCATCGGTCTATGGAGCTGCCTTCTGAATTTTTCACTGAAACATTGCCAGTCATATCTAGGGACCTACACCCTATCCCAGAGGAGAGAGTTGTTGAGAACTTCAACGTGCAAGAAAATCATGAAGCAGCAATTTTTACTGATTCAGTTGTTGCCTTGACTGGGTTGCATGTAATTGAAGAGCACTTTGATGATGGAACTGACAGAACTCTAAGCTCTGAAGTTGTTTCCTCATATCCTCGAGCTAATGGTGTCACCCAATCTCCATCAAGTGAGCATGCAGAAATCTTGAATCCATTTGTTTTGATGGCTGCTGAACATAATAAGGTGGATATAAGCGACATGCATGGTGAAGCAACTGCCGGATATCTACTTGATTCTGATGATGAGGCTGGTAAAATCTATCCTGAGCCTATGGAAGGCAGTGGAATTGATGAAAGTTTCCTGTCTGAATTGGATGTGGTGGGAGACTTTGGAGTTGAACCGATGAGACTGGACCAGCAGGTGACAGATCAGGCTTCTCATGGTGATAACACTACCGATAGTGTTACTGCAGATTCTGTTATTAGTCCTCAGACATCTGACGATGTCTCCTTGATCATGTCGGAAGTTGGTGCTGAAGAATCCAGGGAGCAGTCTCCATTGGTTGATGACCTAAATGGCTCcgaattatattaa